AGGCCGAACAGCGACTCGCCGAGGTCCGCGAGGCGGTCGGCGAGGACGTGGACGTGGGCGTCGACTTCCACGGGCGAGTCGCCAAGCCGATGGCGAAGCGACTCGTCGCGGCGCTCGAGCCCTACGAACCGATGTTCGTCGAGGAACCGGTCCTGCCGGAACACAACGACGCGCTCCCCGAAATCGCGGCCCACACCACCACGCCAATCGCCACGGGCGAGCGTATGTACTCCCGGTGGGACTTCAAGGAGGTGTTCGAGTCGGGGGCCGTGGACGTGATTCAACCCGACCTGAGCCACGCCGGAGGAATCACCGAGGTCAAGAAGATAGCCTCGATGGCCGAGGCCTACGACGTGGCGCTCGCGCCCCACTGCCCGCTCGGCCCGGTCGCGCTGGCCTCCTGCGTGCAGGTGGACGCCTGCACGCCCAACGCCCTGATTCAGGAGCAGAGCCTCGACATCCACTACAACGAGACCAGCGACGTGCTGGACTACCTCGCCGACCCGTCGGTCTTCGAGTACGAGGACGGCTACGTCGAACTTCCCGAACGACCGGGTCTCGGCATCGACATCGACGAGGAGGTCGTCCGCGAGCGCGCCGGCGAGGTGAACTGGCACAACCCCGTCTGGCGACACGACGACGGGAGCGTCGCGGAGTGGTGAGATGGCGGCCCCGCTCGACGCGTTTCCGGACCTGACGGACGAGACCGACCGCGAACTCGTCGCGCGCCACCAGCGAGTCGTGAGGGAGTTGGAGGGCGTCGGCGTCGACGGCCTCGTCTACGAGTACCGGACCCAGTTCCACCGCGACCCGCTCGTGACCCAAGACCGGACGGCCTACTACCTCTCGGTCAGGAGCCACGTCTGGGAGGAGTTCGCCGACCGGATGGACCTGACCGACGACGAACTGGCGCGACTGAAGCGGTGTCACGCCGAGCAGTTCGCGGCGAGCGTCGGCGAGGCGGCGAGCGCGGACGCGATGATTCTGACGAAAGAATAGGTGCGTTATCTTGTAATTCCTGGCTTCAGATAGGAAGAACGGATTCGAACCGAAGGATAATCTGTCGTCAGGAGGCGACGATTTTCCGTCGCTAAATCGAGTATTTTTTATGACAGGGGCCGACTTAACCGGTATACCGATAGTGGGAGTCGGTGGCAGTAATCTACACTCATGAACTGGGATACCGAGGACTTCACGGAGCGTGCGCCGTCGCTCGACCGAGACGGGCGCGCGGCGTATCGGATAGTATCGAACGGGTTAGACGTCAGCACCGCGGTTATCGAGGCCGTGACCGAGGTGGCGGACTGCGACCGCCTCGCCGACGAGTGCATCCTGTACGACGTGGTGGACCCGGACGCGCTGAACCGCCTGTTCGAGAACCGGAGCGGCGGAACGGCGGGTGCGACCGGACGAATCGTCTTCGAACTCAACCGCTGTCGGGTCGAAGTGCGCGCGGACGGCAACCACGTCGTTTACGAACCCGACAACTCCGGCGACTCGTCGGCGTCCACCGCGCAGTCGGCGTGAAGTTCGGCCTTCTCCAGACGGGCGCGACGTTCGTTTCCTCCGGAACGGGCCCTGCCGTCGGATACCGCACGGGAACGGTCCGAATCAACACACGAAAAGGTAATCAAGGCGTGTTCGCATCCTCAGTTAAGGAGCGATTACCGAA
The nucleotide sequence above comes from Halorussus limi. Encoded proteins:
- a CDS encoding HalOD1 output domain-containing protein, encoding MNWDTEDFTERAPSLDRDGRAAYRIVSNGLDVSTAVIEAVTEVADCDRLADECILYDVVDPDALNRLFENRSGGTAGATGRIVFELNRCRVEVRADGNHVVYEPDNSGDSSASTAQSA
- the dgoD gene encoding galactonate dehydratase is translated as MEVTDYELFEVPPRWLFLRLETSDGTVGWGEPVVEGRAHTVRAAVEELLDGYLLGEDPLRIEDHWQALYRGGFYRGGPVLMSAIAGIDQALWDIKGKHFGAPVYELLGGKARDRIRVYQWIGGDRPADVGEAAREQVEAGFTALKMNATPELERVDSPAKIRQAEQRLAEVREAVGEDVDVGVDFHGRVAKPMAKRLVAALEPYEPMFVEEPVLPEHNDALPEIAAHTTTPIATGERMYSRWDFKEVFESGAVDVIQPDLSHAGGITEVKKIASMAEAYDVALAPHCPLGPVALASCVQVDACTPNALIQEQSLDIHYNETSDVLDYLADPSVFEYEDGYVELPERPGLGIDIDEEVVRERAGEVNWHNPVWRHDDGSVAEW